Part of the Flavobacterium sp. KS-LB2 genome is shown below.
AAATTGAAGCAGAAACAGCTTGTTAAAATAATTAACATAAATTTAAGTTCGTTTAGTTCGGTAAATTACGAACTAACTTTATTTTTGCAAAAAAAAAATATGGACTCAATACAAAAAGAGAGAGATGAACTTATTGAGATGTTCGGAATTCATTTTGAATTATTATACAATTTACCGCCATTAGGAGCCAGAATTATTGGATTACTAATAATAGATGGTTGCAAGACTGGATTGACATTTGAAGAGATAGTAGAAAAAATGGGAGCAAGTAAAAGCTCGATTTCTACCAACTTAAATCTACTTCTGAAAATGGAAAAAATACATTATTACACTTTATGCGGTGATCGAAAAAAATATTTTAAGCCTTCGCCATTTAGTGAACGATTAAAAAATTATATCAAAATACTTGATTTTGAAAAAACCATTATAGATAAATTAATTAATTATAGGGAACAAACTGTTTCCTGTGCAGAGGAACGATGTAATATGGAAAATGTAAAAGCTTATAAAATTCATGTGGGTGAAGTAGAAGAACTTTTGATGAAAACAATTGACAAATTCAAGAAAATAGAAATCAATAATGGTAAAAATAGTAATTAATCAATTTTAGTAAATATTCACAAATGAAAAAGAGATATATAGTTAGTGCCCTTTTAATATCCATCAGTTTTTTTTCCTGTAAAAAAGAAACAGAACAAGTCGCACCACCAACACCTACCTATAAAGTAGTTCAAATAGGAACTAGTAGCACTACCCTTTTGGCTGAATATCCAACCAGTTTAGAAGGAATTACAGATATTGATATCCGTGCCAAAGTAGATGGCTACATCGAAAAAATTTATGTACAAGAAGGACAAGAAATAAAAAAAGGACAACTACTTTTTAAACTTGAAACACAAACCGCTAATCAGGATGCAGCTGCTGCAAAAGCAAAAGTAACAGCTGCTCAGGTCGAAGTAAGTCGCTTAAAACCTCTTGTGGATCGTAATATTATTAGTGATGTACAACTTGAAACAGCTAAGGCCAATTTAGCCAATGCAAAAAGTATTTATCAAGGTATACTCGCACGTATTGATTATGCGACGATTAAAAGCCCTGTAAACGGAATTGTAGGCTCCTTACCTTTGCGTTTAGGGAGTTATGTAAGCAGTCAAACCCCAGAGCCGTTAACTCGCATTTCTGATGTTAGTACTATTTATGCCTATTTTTCAGTGAATGAAAAACAACAATTGGATGTTATGATGAACGCTGAAGGCAAAACATTTCAAGAGAAAATCAACAAAATGCCAAAAGTAAATTTGGTTTTAAGTAACGGAATTGTCTACGAACAAAAAGGAAAAATAGAAACTTTTAGTGGTCAAGCCAATGCACAAACAGGTTCATTTAACGTAAGAGCTAGTTTTCCTAATACCAACCGATTATTACGCTCAGGCGAAAGTGGGTTAATCCAAATTCCTACCAATTTACAAGATGTAATCATTATTCCGCAAAATGCAACTTTAGAAATGCAAGACAAACGCATTGCCTTAATTGTAGATAAAGACAGTAAAGTTAAAGCTGTTCCAATTACAGTAAGAGCAGTTCCGGGAGGGCAATTTTTTGTGGTCGATAGTGGCTTAAATCCAAACGATAAAATGCTAATTGAAGGCGTTGGAATTGTAACCGAAGGAACTTTAATCATACCTGAAGTAGTTGATTTTAATACAATCATCAACCCTGCTAAAAAATAATTGACTTTTTAAAAATCAAAACATATGTTTTCAAAATTTATTGACAGACCAGTATTGTCAACTGTGATTTCTATTATCATAGTGATTCTGGGCGTTTTGGGCTTAATTTCGCTTCCAGTATCGCAATACCCTGAAATTGCTCCGCCTACCGTTACAGTTAGTGCCAATTACCAAGGAGCAAGTGCCGAGGTGGTAATGAACTCAGTGGTAATTCCACTGGAGGAACAAATTAATGGTGTGGAAGATATGACCTACATGACTTCTACCTCTAATAATGATGGTTCAGCCTCTATTAGCATTTACTTTAAGTTGGGAACTAATCCTGATTTGGCAGCTGTAAACGTTCAAAATAGAGTTTCGAGAGCAACACCTTTATTGCCACAAGAGGTAACAAGAGCTGGAGTAACCACATCGAAAAGACAAAGTGATAACATCCTGATTTTCTCTTTATACAGTGAAAATCCAGAATATGACATGACTTTTTTACAAAATTATGCCAACATAAACATCTTACCTAAAATAAAAAGGGTTGCTGGAGTTGGTGAAGCGATGATTTTTGGACAAAAAGATTATTCGATGCGTATTTGGCTAAAGCCTGATGTAATGGGCGCTTATGGTTTAGTTCCCTCAGATATTACTGCCTTGTTAGCCGAACAAAATATTGAAGCAGCACCAGGACAGTTGGGCGAAAGCAGCAAACAATCCTTTCAATATACCCTAAAATACAAAGGACGTTTACAAAACGCCCAAGAATTTGAGGATATCGTAGTGCGTTCTACCACCAATGGTGAAGTTTTGAAATTGGGTGATGTTGCTAAAATTGAATTAGGCGCCGTAAATTATGCGAGTAACACCCTGACAAATGGAAATCAATCTGTAGCTATTGCAGTGGCACAAACGGCGGGTTCTAATGCACAAGAGGTTATCGAAGGCTCACTTCAAGTTCTGGAACAAAGTTCAGTTAATTTCCCCAAAGGAGTAAATTATACCACTTTGATTAATGCGAATGATTTCTTAGATGAGTCAATTACCAAAGTAATTCATACCTTAATCGAAGCTTTTATCTTAGTATTCATCGTCGTATTTATCTTTTTACAAGATTGGAGATCGACTTTGATTCCAGCAATTTCGGTCCCAGTAGCTATTGTAGGAACCTTCTTCTTCCTAAGTTTGTTTGGTTTTACTATCAACTTATTGACCTTATTTGCTTTGGTACTTGCCGTAGGTATTGTCGTGGATGACGCCATTGTCGTCGTTGAAGCCGTTCATGCCAAGATGGAAGCTGGAGAGCACGATCCTAAAAAAGCGACTCATAGTGCTATGGGCGACATTAGTAGCGCCATTATTTCTATTACTTTAGTGATGTCGGCGGTATTTATTCCAGTCTCATTTATCAGTGGTTCTGCGGGTGTTTTCTACAAGCAATTTGGTTTGACTTTGGCCGTTGCCATCGTTTTATCTGCTATAAATGCATTAACGCTTTCGCCAGCATTATGTGCTATTTTTCTAAAACAACATGATGACCAGAAAAAACAAGGATTCATGCAACGTTTTTATACTGCTTTTAATGTCGGATTCGAATCTACTACAAATAAATACAAAAAATCAGTTTCTTTTTTCATCAAAAGAAAATGGGTAGCAGTAGCAGGAATTGCATTGTTTGCTGGACTTTTTGTTTTGTTATTGAATGTAACTCCAAAAGCATTTGTACCAGGTGAAGATACGGGAGCAATTCTTTCAGATGTATCTTTACCACCAGGAACTTCATTAGAAAATACTGAAAAAGTACTGCTTCAAATCGAAAATAAAGTAAAAGATATTCCTGAAATAAAAGGTGTTTTACGTATTTCTGGTCGAAGTTTGATTAGTGGAACAGGAAGTAATTACGGAATGGTAATCGTAAAATTAAAACCTTGGGCCGAACGAAAAGCAGCCAATCAAGAAATTAATGCCATCGTACAAGAATTATTTAAACGAACTGCCGCTGTAAAAGATGCTAAAGTGCTTTATTTTGCGCGTCCAACATTAGTAGGATTCGGTTTTACCAATGGTTTCGAATTACAATTACAAGATCAAAAAGGTGGCACAATTCAAGAATTAAGCGAAGTAAACAATGCCTTTTTAGCAGCGTTAAATAGTCGCCCTGAAATTAAGTATGCTACGACATCTTTTTCACCAAATTATCCGCAGTATCGTATTGATTTGAATGTTCCTGCAATAAAAAAATCAGGCTTAACTGTTACTGATGTTTTAGGAACTTTACAAGGGTACTACGGAGGAGTTTACGCTTCTAATTTCAATAAATTCGGAAAACAATACCGAGTTGTTTATCAATCAGATCCCTCTTTTAGAAGTGATCCTGAATCGTTGAATAAAGTTTTAGTGCGAAATAATACGGGACAAATGGCGCCAATTTCTCAGTTTATTACTTTAGAGAAAACCTTTGGACCTCAAGCCATCGATCGTTTCAATTTATTTACTTCTGTAAAAGTTACTGGTGCGCCAAAAGATGGATACAGTTCAGGAGATGCCATTAAAGCAATTGAGGAAGTAGCCAGTCAAAGTTTACCTGTAGGATATGGCTATGAATATTCAGGGATGACTCGTGAGGAAATCAGCGCTGGCGGACAAACCTTGTATATTTTCATGTTGTGCTTAGTTTTTGTTTATTTTTTATTGGCTGCTCAATATGAAAGTTATATGTTGCCATTTGCAGTATTAATTTCATTACCAATTGGTTTAGCTGGAGCTTATTTATTTGCCTTTTTGTTTAATGTTAGTGATAACATTTACCTTCAAATTACGCTCATTATGTTGATTGGATTATTGGCTAAAAATGCCATCTTGATTATTGAATTTTCAATCGAAGCGAGAAGTAAAGGTTTATCCATTTCCGAGGCTGCTATTCAAGGGGCTGTTGCTAGATTGCGTCCAATTTTGATGACATCGTTTGCCTTTATCTTTGGTTTATTGCCGTTGATGTTGGCGCAAGGAGCTGGAGCTGTTGGTAATAAAGCCATTGGTACAGGTGCAATTGGAGGTATGTTAATAGGAACTTTATTAGGAGTATTTGTAATTCCTGTACTGTTTATCATTTTCCAAACTCTACAAGAAAAAATCAGTAGCAAGCCAATTCCTAGCGCTACATCCGAAACAGATTCTACAATTTTAGACTAAAAAAAATGAAAAATAAAACATATAAAATTATATTTCTGCTGGGCATTGCGCTGACTGTACAATCCTGTTTTGTAGCAAAGGACTACAAAAGACCCGAATTAAAAACAGAAAATTTATACCGCAATCAAGTAGTAGCTGCTGATACAGTTTCATATGCTGATATAGCTTGGAAGAATGTTTTTACCGATCCTATTTTGCAGCAATACATTCAAAAAGGACTTGAGAACAACTTAGATATTAAGATTGCTATTCAAAATATTGTTGCTGCAGAAGCTAGCATGAAACAAGGCAAAGCGGGATACTTTCCAACTGTTTCGGCTTCTGCCGATTGGACTCATCAAGAATTATCTAGAAACAGTCAATTTGGAGCTTTGCTGAGAGATCGAAGCACAGATCAATACCAGTTAACGGGAAGTGTTTCTTGGGAAGCAGATATCTGGGGAAAAATTAGAAGCAATAAACGTGCAGTAAATGCTACTTTTTTGCAAACAACAGCGGCGAATCAAGCGGTAAAAACACAGTTAATTGCCAACATTGCTACTACTTATTATCAATTAATGGCTATTGATGCACAGATTAAATTATCCGAAAAAACTTTGATTAACCGAAATCAAAGTGTTGAAACCATTATTGCCTTAAAGAAAGCAGGAAATGTAACAGAGGTTGGTGTAAAGCAAACCGAAGCACAGAAATTTGCAACTGAAATTATCATTGCTGATTTAAAAAATAATACCATAATTTTAGAGAATACGTTGAGTATTTTATTAGGGCAAAATTCAGATACAAGAGAGCGAGGTACTTTTGAACAACAATCCATTCCTCCTGTGATAACACTAGGAGCTCCTGCAAACTTGTTACGAAACAGACCTGATGTTATTGCTGCTGAATTCAATTTAATCTCTAATTTTGAGCAAACCAATGTTGCGAAAAGCAATTTTTATCCAACCTTAAAATTGACGGCAACTGGCGGACTTCAAAGTATTGACTTGAAAGAATGGTTTAGTGCAAATTCTATTTTTGCTAACGTAATTACTGGTTTGACTCAGCCTATTTTTAACCAACGTCAAATAAAAACTAGGTTTGAAATTGCAAAAGCCAATCAGCAAAAAGCATATCTTCAATTTGAACAATCGTTGTTAAATGCAGGAAAAGAAGTTTCAGATGCATTAGCTATTTACAACAATGAAACTTACAAGTTACAAGTGCGTGAAAAACAAGTGGCTTCTTTAAATAAAGCTACGGAATATTCAGATGAATTATTAACCTACGGATTAGCAAATTACCTTGAAGTTTTAACTGTAAAAGATAACGCTTTAAATGCCGAATTAAATTTGATTGACAATAAATTTCAACAATATAAAGCTATTATTCAATTGTACAAAGCGCTTGGAGGCGGTTGGAAATAGTGAGATTACATAATTAATGATTATTGATTCCTGTTTGTTCAAAACCACTGCTTTTTGTACCGGCAGTGGTTTTGTCTTTTATACATTTATCTTTTTGATAATTAATTTCGAAAATTATTTCAGTTGGATTGGAATCCAAATTTCCTCTTCGGAATCTGGATCGTTATTCTTGTATTTTTCTCCTAATAATTCAAAATGCATTCTATCATCCAGAACATATTCTGAGTTGGGCAACCAAGTTCCGAAAATATACTCAAATGTTTTTGAAGCAGTCGTCACATCTCCTTTATGAATAAAAACTGCGTACAATCCTCCAGCCAAAATAATTGGTTCCATACCTTCTGGAATTTCATCGAAATCCGCTACAGCAATGGCGGCCCATTTTTCGAATTCAGTATTGGGATTAAAAGCTTTAAAATAGGACGCATCATATTTTTGCATGGAATACAATTCGGTTCCAATACTATTTTGAATTTCCATTCGTCTTGGCATAAAATTTTTCCAAAGTTCTGCCGTTTTATTATTGGATAACGAAAGTGTTATTCGTTTGCCAATTAATTTTTTCTCCGATAGTGTTTCAATTCTGGGATTCATATAATGTTGCTTTTTTAGATTGAACAAATGACTAATCAGTTGATAAAATAGCATAACCGTAATTATCGGACCAGCCAGATGATAACGGCAATAATTTTCGGGTGTGAGCTTCTCTGGTCATTCCTGTTTTTTCTAAAACATGTATGGAACCAACATTCCCAATAGCACAACCCGCTTCAATCCGATGCAGATTCAGTTCATTGAAACCAAAACGGAGTATTTCTTTTAAAGATTCTGTAGCGTAGCCTTTGTTCCAATGGTCTTTGTGGAATTTAAACCAAACTTCGGCATTTTTATATTTCACTTTGCCCAAATTGATTCCAATTAATCCTATAGTTTGGTTTCCGGTAATTAATTCAACCGCAAAAGTAAAATGGGTCGTAAGTTCTCTATTGTTTTCAGAAATCCACTTTTCTAAAAGCTGTTTTGTTTCTTCGATAGTTGCCGGAATTCCTAAAGCATTGAATTCATCTGTTTCTTTCAAAGAATGCAATTCGTGAATATAATCCAAATCCATTACAGTAATTGGTCGTAAAATCAATCGTTCTGTTTTGAGAATTTCGATGTTCATTTTTTGTTTTT
Proteins encoded:
- a CDS encoding GbsR/MarR family transcriptional regulator gives rise to the protein MDSIQKERDELIEMFGIHFELLYNLPPLGARIIGLLIIDGCKTGLTFEEIVEKMGASKSSISTNLNLLLKMEKIHYYTLCGDRKKYFKPSPFSERLKNYIKILDFEKTIIDKLINYREQTVSCAEERCNMENVKAYKIHVGEVEELLMKTIDKFKKIEINNGKNSN
- a CDS encoding efflux RND transporter periplasmic adaptor subunit → MKKRYIVSALLISISFFSCKKETEQVAPPTPTYKVVQIGTSSTTLLAEYPTSLEGITDIDIRAKVDGYIEKIYVQEGQEIKKGQLLFKLETQTANQDAAAAKAKVTAAQVEVSRLKPLVDRNIISDVQLETAKANLANAKSIYQGILARIDYATIKSPVNGIVGSLPLRLGSYVSSQTPEPLTRISDVSTIYAYFSVNEKQQLDVMMNAEGKTFQEKINKMPKVNLVLSNGIVYEQKGKIETFSGQANAQTGSFNVRASFPNTNRLLRSGESGLIQIPTNLQDVIIIPQNATLEMQDKRIALIVDKDSKVKAVPITVRAVPGGQFFVVDSGLNPNDKMLIEGVGIVTEGTLIIPEVVDFNTIINPAKK
- a CDS encoding efflux RND transporter permease subunit; the protein is MFSKFIDRPVLSTVISIIIVILGVLGLISLPVSQYPEIAPPTVTVSANYQGASAEVVMNSVVIPLEEQINGVEDMTYMTSTSNNDGSASISIYFKLGTNPDLAAVNVQNRVSRATPLLPQEVTRAGVTTSKRQSDNILIFSLYSENPEYDMTFLQNYANINILPKIKRVAGVGEAMIFGQKDYSMRIWLKPDVMGAYGLVPSDITALLAEQNIEAAPGQLGESSKQSFQYTLKYKGRLQNAQEFEDIVVRSTTNGEVLKLGDVAKIELGAVNYASNTLTNGNQSVAIAVAQTAGSNAQEVIEGSLQVLEQSSVNFPKGVNYTTLINANDFLDESITKVIHTLIEAFILVFIVVFIFLQDWRSTLIPAISVPVAIVGTFFFLSLFGFTINLLTLFALVLAVGIVVDDAIVVVEAVHAKMEAGEHDPKKATHSAMGDISSAIISITLVMSAVFIPVSFISGSAGVFYKQFGLTLAVAIVLSAINALTLSPALCAIFLKQHDDQKKQGFMQRFYTAFNVGFESTTNKYKKSVSFFIKRKWVAVAGIALFAGLFVLLLNVTPKAFVPGEDTGAILSDVSLPPGTSLENTEKVLLQIENKVKDIPEIKGVLRISGRSLISGTGSNYGMVIVKLKPWAERKAANQEINAIVQELFKRTAAVKDAKVLYFARPTLVGFGFTNGFELQLQDQKGGTIQELSEVNNAFLAALNSRPEIKYATTSFSPNYPQYRIDLNVPAIKKSGLTVTDVLGTLQGYYGGVYASNFNKFGKQYRVVYQSDPSFRSDPESLNKVLVRNNTGQMAPISQFITLEKTFGPQAIDRFNLFTSVKVTGAPKDGYSSGDAIKAIEEVASQSLPVGYGYEYSGMTREEISAGGQTLYIFMLCLVFVYFLLAAQYESYMLPFAVLISLPIGLAGAYLFAFLFNVSDNIYLQITLIMLIGLLAKNAILIIEFSIEARSKGLSISEAAIQGAVARLRPILMTSFAFIFGLLPLMLAQGAGAVGNKAIGTGAIGGMLIGTLLGVFVIPVLFIIFQTLQEKISSKPIPSATSETDSTILD
- a CDS encoding efflux transporter outer membrane subunit — protein: MKNKTYKIIFLLGIALTVQSCFVAKDYKRPELKTENLYRNQVVAADTVSYADIAWKNVFTDPILQQYIQKGLENNLDIKIAIQNIVAAEASMKQGKAGYFPTVSASADWTHQELSRNSQFGALLRDRSTDQYQLTGSVSWEADIWGKIRSNKRAVNATFLQTTAANQAVKTQLIANIATTYYQLMAIDAQIKLSEKTLINRNQSVETIIALKKAGNVTEVGVKQTEAQKFATEIIIADLKNNTIILENTLSILLGQNSDTRERGTFEQQSIPPVITLGAPANLLRNRPDVIAAEFNLISNFEQTNVAKSNFYPTLKLTATGGLQSIDLKEWFSANSIFANVITGLTQPIFNQRQIKTRFEIAKANQQKAYLQFEQSLLNAGKEVSDALAIYNNETYKLQVREKQVASLNKATEYSDELLTYGLANYLEVLTVKDNALNAELNLIDNKFQQYKAIIQLYKALGGGWK
- a CDS encoding GyrI-like domain-containing protein, which produces MNPRIETLSEKKLIGKRITLSLSNNKTAELWKNFMPRRMEIQNSIGTELYSMQKYDASYFKAFNPNTEFEKWAAIAVADFDEIPEGMEPIILAGGLYAVFIHKGDVTTASKTFEYIFGTWLPNSEYVLDDRMHFELLGEKYKNNDPDSEEEIWIPIQLK
- a CDS encoding GNAT family N-acetyltransferase, whose protein sequence is MNIEILKTERLILRPITVMDLDYIHELHSLKETDEFNALGIPATIEETKQLLEKWISENNRELTTHFTFAVELITGNQTIGLIGINLGKVKYKNAEVWFKFHKDHWNKGYATESLKEILRFGFNELNLHRIEAGCAIGNVGSIHVLEKTGMTREAHTRKLLPLSSGWSDNYGYAILSTD